In one window of Oncorhynchus masou masou isolate Uvic2021 unplaced genomic scaffold, UVic_Omas_1.1 unplaced_scaffold_993, whole genome shotgun sequence DNA:
- the LOC135538632 gene encoding uncharacterized protein LOC135538632, whose protein sequence is MAYKGKKKLPPSCLLPVPKPCSRFPNPAPGSQTLLPVPKTPAPDSQTPPGSPTLLPIPKPRSRFPNPAPGSPTLLPVPNPAPCNYPGFPIPKPRSRFPNPAPGSQTPLPVPKPCSRFPNPAPDSQTLLPIPKPCSRFPNPAPRSPNPAPGSPTLLPVPQPCSRFPNPAPGSPTLLPVPQPCSRFPNPAPDSQTLLPIPKPLTGSPTPLPIPKPRSRFPNPASRFPNPAPGSQTPLPVPKPRSLPVTILDA, encoded by the coding sequence ATGGCCTACAAAGGCAAAAAGAAACTCCCACCATCATGCCTCCTCCCGGTTCCCAAACCCTGCTCCCGGTTCCCAAACCCTGCTCCCGGTTCCCAAACCCTGCTCCCGGTTCCCAAAACCCCTGCTCCCGATTCCCAAACCCCTCCCGGTTCCCCAACCCTGCTCCCGATTCCCAAACCCCGCTCCCGGTTCCCCAACCCTGCTCCCGGTTCCCCAACCCTGCTCCCGGTTCCCAACCCTGCTCCCTGTAACTATCCCGGTTTCCCGATTCCCAAACCCCGCTCCCGGTTCCCCAACCCCGCTCCCGGTTCCCAAACCCCGCTCCCGGTTCCCAAACCCTGCTCCCGATTCCCAAACCCTGCTCCCGATTCCCAAACCCTGCTCCCGATTCCCAAACCCTGCTCCCGGTTCCCCAACCCTGCTCCCCGGTCCCCCAACCCTGCTCCCGGTTCCCCAACCCTGCTCCCGGTTCCCCAACCCTGCTCCCGATTCCCAAACCCCGCTCCCGGTTCCCCAACCCTGCTCCCGGTTCCCCAACCCTGCTCCCGGTTCCCCAACCCTGCTCCCGATTCCCAAACCCTGCTCCCGATTCCCAAACCCCTGACCGGTTCCCCAACCCCGCTCCCGATTCCCAAACCCCGCTCCCGGTTCCCCAACCCCGCCTCCCGGTTCCCCAACCCCGCTCCCGGTTCCCAAACCCCGCTCCCGGTTCCCAAACCCCGCTCCCTACCTGTAACTATTTTAGATGCCTAA